Proteins encoded together in one Terriglobus saanensis SP1PR4 window:
- a CDS encoding arsenic transporter codes for MIPIEIAHVVLPLIVAVSIALMLSRPRGIPEVWWISGGALLLIVLHLVPLKLAGQAVAKGSDVYLFLIGMMLLSELAREQGVFDWVASVAVRGAQGSCSRLFLLVYGVGTLVTIFMSNDATAVVLTPAILTAVRKAKVSPLPYLFVCALIANAASFVLPISNPANLVVFHTGMPPLGTWLADFGIPSVLSILVTFFIMRFLFRDDLCKSIECEVEDIELTGNGKLVLAGLALMIVVLLTASALKKDLGLPTCLAALVITAVVSIKTKSNPIKLAREISWATLLLVAGLFVMVDAVESQGALNLTRQWLAWASHLGQNLGALVVGFVVGIANNIVNNLPLGLIAGGTIQAAHTKGLMANAVLIGVDLGPNLSVTGSLATILWLLALRKDSDENTGGEKLDVSFWKFLKVGAVAMPVALFAALGGAILMNILIGQR; via the coding sequence ATGATTCCGATAGAGATTGCTCACGTTGTACTGCCTCTAATTGTCGCCGTCAGCATCGCTCTGATGTTGTCGCGTCCGCGCGGGATTCCCGAAGTCTGGTGGATCTCCGGCGGAGCGCTGCTGCTGATCGTTCTGCATCTTGTGCCGCTGAAGTTAGCTGGGCAGGCGGTAGCCAAGGGCAGCGACGTTTACCTGTTTCTCATCGGCATGATGCTCCTCAGCGAACTTGCGAGGGAACAGGGTGTCTTCGACTGGGTCGCATCCGTAGCGGTTCGCGGGGCTCAGGGAAGCTGCTCACGTCTGTTCCTTCTTGTCTATGGAGTGGGGACGTTAGTGACCATCTTCATGTCGAACGACGCTACCGCAGTCGTTTTGACGCCGGCGATTCTGACGGCAGTGCGTAAGGCGAAGGTCTCGCCACTTCCATACCTGTTTGTGTGTGCCTTGATCGCAAACGCTGCGAGCTTCGTACTCCCCATCTCAAACCCGGCAAACCTGGTGGTCTTTCATACGGGTATGCCCCCGCTCGGCACATGGCTCGCAGACTTCGGCATTCCATCAGTGCTTTCAATCCTTGTGACATTTTTCATCATGCGCTTTCTGTTCCGAGACGATCTCTGCAAGAGCATCGAATGCGAGGTCGAGGATATAGAGCTGACCGGCAACGGCAAGCTGGTTCTTGCTGGTCTAGCCCTGATGATTGTGGTCCTCCTGACGGCCTCCGCCTTGAAGAAGGATCTGGGTCTACCGACATGCCTCGCTGCGCTTGTGATTACTGCTGTGGTCTCCATCAAGACAAAAAGCAATCCCATCAAGCTTGCACGCGAGATTAGTTGGGCGACACTGCTGCTCGTCGCCGGTTTGTTCGTCATGGTCGATGCGGTCGAGAGTCAAGGAGCTTTGAACCTGACCCGGCAGTGGCTCGCCTGGGCATCCCATCTGGGGCAGAACCTTGGCGCGCTGGTCGTCGGCTTCGTCGTCGGAATAGCGAACAACATCGTGAACAACCTGCCGCTGGGATTAATCGCGGGCGGCACTATCCAGGCCGCTCATACGAAGGGGTTGATGGCTAATGCCGTTCTGATCGGCGTAGACCTCGGGCCGAATCTCTCCGTCACCGGTTCGCTGGCTACGATTCTTTGGCTGCTTGCACTTCGCAAAGACTCGGACGAAAACACAGGCGGAGAGAAGCTCGACGTGAGCTTCTGGAAGTTCTTGAAGGTCGGTGCGGTGGCAATGCCTGTCGCGCTGTTTGCCGCACTCGGCGGAGCAATCCTGATGAACATACTGATTGGGCAACGCTAA
- a CDS encoding Bcr/CflA family efflux MFS transporter — MVQYKRRNTLILILLGSLCVVTPFAIDMYLPAFSTIAAQYKTSTAAISLTLSTYLVGFALGQMIYGPLLDRFGRKPPLYVGLTFYILSSVGCASAPTLKLFIALRFLEALGGCVAQVAAVAMVRDFFPVKESARIFSLLFLMIGVSPLAAPTVGSLLMSAFGWRWIFVTLAFIALVILTATFFFLPEGHQPDHSISLRPRALLGGFWAILSQPQFLIYACWRVLLRRPVCLRRRLAHYLHGRLPHEHQGFRHRLCRARHGLHWW, encoded by the coding sequence ATGGTGCAGTACAAACGCCGTAACACGTTAATCCTCATACTTCTTGGATCTCTTTGCGTTGTAACGCCCTTCGCAATCGACATGTATCTTCCAGCGTTCTCCACCATTGCCGCACAGTACAAGACTTCCACCGCAGCGATTTCGCTGACGCTCTCCACGTATTTAGTGGGCTTTGCACTCGGACAGATGATTTATGGCCCTCTTCTGGACCGCTTCGGCCGGAAGCCCCCGCTCTACGTCGGTCTCACTTTCTACATTCTTTCTTCCGTCGGTTGTGCTTCAGCTCCTACGCTCAAGCTATTCATTGCACTTCGCTTTCTCGAGGCGCTCGGAGGATGCGTTGCCCAGGTAGCCGCTGTCGCCATGGTTCGCGACTTTTTTCCTGTCAAGGAAAGCGCGCGCATCTTTTCGTTGCTCTTCCTGATGATCGGCGTCTCTCCTCTGGCAGCACCTACGGTTGGTAGTCTCCTGATGTCGGCTTTTGGCTGGCGCTGGATTTTTGTGACACTGGCTTTTATCGCTCTCGTTATCCTGACGGCGACGTTCTTCTTTCTACCCGAAGGCCACCAGCCGGACCATTCCATTTCCTTGCGGCCAAGAGCGTTGCTGGGTGGTTTCTGGGCCATCCTCAGTCAGCCGCAGTTTCTCATCTACGCTTGCTGGCGCGTTCTCCTTCGCCGGCCTGTTTGCCTACGTCGCAGGCTCGCCCATTATCTTCATGGACGGCTTCCACATGAGCACCAAGGCTTTCGGCATCGTCTTTGCCGTGCTCGTCATGGGCTTCATTGGTGGTAG
- a CDS encoding DUF2306 domain-containing protein: MSQLVRVSSGGSRFKTVLWISLGITVLFVFITSELLLITDYPMYHAYRLQVIADRGLLIPHTVAGTLALVIGPINLSSRFRQRRLGLHRILGRVYVVSVFVGSFTGIALAAGRPGLPGTSMQAAAWMVCTTAAFITARNRQIMQHRQWMTRSYAVTFTFVSSRVLNLWPRYWSHLGDVLSAVGVIAFTLASLLIVDIGFNWHELTTRRD; encoded by the coding sequence ATGAGCCAACTTGTTCGCGTGAGTTCCGGCGGCTCGAGATTCAAGACGGTTCTCTGGATTTCGCTCGGTATCACAGTGCTGTTCGTGTTCATCACTTCAGAACTGCTTCTCATTACCGACTATCCGATGTACCACGCCTACCGGCTGCAGGTGATTGCTGACCGCGGCCTGCTCATTCCGCATACGGTCGCAGGTACCCTTGCTCTCGTGATCGGCCCCATCAACTTGTCTTCGCGATTCCGTCAGCGCCGACTTGGACTGCATCGCATCCTCGGTCGCGTGTATGTCGTATCGGTGTTTGTGGGTTCATTTACTGGAATTGCTCTCGCCGCAGGTCGCCCGGGTCTGCCCGGAACGTCCATGCAGGCTGCTGCTTGGATGGTCTGCACCACCGCCGCTTTCATCACCGCCCGCAATCGGCAGATCATGCAGCATCGTCAGTGGATGACGCGCTCGTACGCGGTCACGTTCACCTTCGTTTCTAGTCGAGTGCTCAACCTCTGGCCGCGATACTGGAGCCATCTCGGAGACGTACTCTCCGCTGTTGGAGTGATCGCTTTCACGCTTGCCTCCCTGCTCATTGTCGATATTGGTTTCAACTGGCACGAACTCACCACCCGTCGCGACTGA
- a CDS encoding VIT1/CCC1 transporter family protein, which yields MTRGHHEHHKNDRIGWLRAAVLGANDGVISVSSIMLGVTSAHASHSSILLSGIAGLTAGAMSMAAGEYVSVHSQADTEAAERAREESELAAYPDAEHEELAQIYVRRGLDHGLATQVASALMRHDSIGAHLRDELGITEETNAQPVQAALASAASFTAGAALPLCIALLVPESHAATFIVLGSLLTLALLGGLASYVGGASIWKGSLRVTFWGAFAMAVTAGIGAAMGRRGL from the coding sequence ATGACTCGTGGACATCATGAACACCACAAGAACGACAGAATCGGGTGGTTGCGCGCTGCCGTCTTGGGCGCCAACGACGGTGTCATTTCTGTTTCCAGCATCATGCTTGGCGTTACCAGTGCGCACGCATCGCACAGCAGCATTCTCCTTTCGGGAATCGCGGGCCTTACGGCCGGCGCGATGTCAATGGCTGCTGGGGAATACGTTTCTGTCCACTCCCAGGCTGATACGGAGGCCGCCGAACGTGCGAGGGAAGAATCAGAATTGGCTGCGTATCCTGATGCCGAACACGAAGAACTCGCACAAATCTATGTCCGCCGAGGCCTCGATCACGGTTTGGCCACCCAGGTCGCAAGTGCGCTTATGCGGCACGATTCGATTGGCGCGCACCTTCGGGACGAGCTCGGCATCACAGAAGAAACGAACGCACAGCCAGTTCAAGCTGCGCTCGCCTCTGCTGCCAGTTTCACTGCTGGAGCGGCGCTTCCTCTTTGTATCGCCTTACTGGTTCCTGAGTCCCACGCGGCTACTTTCATCGTCCTTGGATCGCTGCTCACGCTTGCCCTATTAGGGGGGTTAGCCTCGTACGTGGGCGGAGCTTCCATCTGGAAGGGCTCTTTAAGAGTCACATTCTGGGGAGCGTTTGCGATGGCAGTAACCGCCGGAATAGGAGCTGCGATGGGTAGGAGAGGGCTGTGA
- a CDS encoding DMT family transporter — protein sequence MDANAGWIIPFIIIGGALQSCGAAMNGQLNKHVVNPWLASAISFALITFFFAGATLIHPQPLPTQKDLAELPWWAVVGGLVGAVQVYAGLTFVNKVGAGPFVGFTVTAALITSLLIDHYGWFRMQPHPLNAGRIIGGVLLVGGISLIARF from the coding sequence ATGGATGCGAACGCCGGATGGATTATCCCTTTCATCATCATCGGAGGTGCGCTACAGAGTTGCGGAGCGGCCATGAACGGTCAACTCAACAAGCATGTCGTGAACCCGTGGCTTGCTTCGGCTATTTCCTTTGCGCTCATAACCTTCTTTTTTGCAGGCGCTACGCTGATTCATCCCCAACCGCTGCCCACACAGAAAGATTTGGCTGAATTACCCTGGTGGGCAGTCGTCGGAGGTCTCGTCGGAGCAGTACAGGTCTATGCAGGTCTCACGTTCGTTAATAAGGTTGGCGCTGGGCCGTTTGTTGGCTTTACCGTGACTGCCGCCCTTATTACGTCACTGTTGATCGATCACTACGGCTGGTTCAGGATGCAGCCTCACCCGCTGAACGCCGGCCGTATCATAGGCGGCGTTCTCTTGGTTGGCGGCATCAGCCTCATCGCCAGATTCTGA
- a CDS encoding NAD(P)/FAD-dependent oxidoreductase, producing MYECVLEAPGEIELQSEVLIVGGGVAGCAASIALARKGRIVTLIEREATPRHKVCGEFLSGEALEDLHGLGIDVSTLGAVSLGYVRLAAARRAAEAPLPFLAASLTRRALDTALIAEAIAAGVQVLRGRSVKSLTRTITGLWQATLEDGTSYVAPTAFLASGKHDLRGHGRPRDPHQWVAFKMYYRLSPTQTADLQGASELTLYSGGYGGIQPVEDGVANFCCVVKRHYFAQAGLRWEGLIARMQEDCPHLAMRLAGAEPQIDKPIAITHIPYGYLRRTTDEGLYCIGDQAAVIPSFTGDGISIALHTARCAVAAFTASESAPVFQAKLRSAMLPQMWLAEAAANGLNNPFARAILPFVLGAWPGAMRVTARLTRVTQPAVVLPQALAS from the coding sequence GTGTATGAATGCGTCCTCGAAGCGCCAGGAGAGATAGAGTTGCAAAGCGAAGTACTTATAGTCGGCGGTGGAGTGGCAGGCTGTGCAGCCTCGATAGCACTCGCTCGAAAAGGAAGAATTGTCACGTTGATTGAACGTGAGGCGACCCCACGCCATAAGGTCTGCGGAGAATTCTTGAGCGGAGAAGCCTTAGAGGACCTTCATGGACTTGGGATAGACGTTTCCACGCTAGGTGCTGTTTCTCTGGGCTATGTTCGTCTAGCTGCGGCAAGACGGGCCGCCGAGGCTCCCTTACCGTTTCTTGCGGCTTCACTCACACGCAGAGCCCTCGATACTGCGCTCATCGCCGAGGCTATCGCTGCGGGAGTTCAAGTCTTGCGTGGCCGGAGTGTGAAGTCGCTCACCCGCACGATCACCGGTCTCTGGCAGGCTACGCTCGAAGACGGTACCAGCTACGTAGCTCCAACGGCCTTCCTCGCTAGTGGTAAGCACGATCTCCGTGGACACGGGCGGCCCAGGGATCCTCACCAATGGGTAGCCTTCAAGATGTACTACCGACTGTCTCCTACGCAAACCGCCGACTTGCAGGGAGCATCGGAGTTGACTCTCTACTCCGGAGGTTACGGTGGTATCCAGCCTGTCGAAGATGGCGTTGCTAATTTTTGCTGCGTGGTCAAGCGGCATTATTTCGCACAGGCGGGGCTGCGCTGGGAGGGACTCATAGCGAGGATGCAAGAGGACTGCCCCCACCTTGCTATGCGTCTCGCCGGCGCCGAACCCCAGATCGATAAGCCTATAGCCATTACGCACATCCCGTATGGTTACTTGCGCCGCACAACCGACGAAGGGCTTTACTGCATTGGAGATCAGGCCGCGGTTATTCCCTCGTTCACCGGAGATGGCATATCTATCGCACTGCATACGGCTCGGTGCGCTGTCGCCGCCTTCACCGCGTCGGAGTCCGCCCCAGTGTTTCAAGCGAAATTGCGGTCGGCGATGCTTCCCCAGATGTGGCTGGCGGAAGCTGCTGCAAATGGATTGAACAACCCATTCGCACGCGCCATCTTGCCATTCGTTTTGGGAGCGTGGCCCGGAGCGATGCGCGTGACTGCTAGGCTCACACGCGTAACCCAGCCTGCGGTTGTTCTTCCACAGGCCTTAGCAAGCTGA
- a CDS encoding methyltransferase domain-containing protein, with the protein MSPRELPELMDGPCTYEEFRDCLRSLGRVNRWFLGYRPTLAWLEGIPRDLREPIHIVDVGSGGGDLLREIAIWCKKWGVAAKLTGIDMNPHAARAAAESTPATLGISWVTGDAMRYCPENKIDVIVSSLMTHHLENEEIVALLRWMETTVQLGWFINDLERAEWSYRMFSWGRWHSIVRHDGPVSFRRAFRSEDWSHLLAEAEVPQEAMTLEHWRPGRLCVGRWKGGQPL; encoded by the coding sequence GTGTCTCCACGTGAACTGCCCGAGTTGATGGATGGACCTTGTACATATGAGGAATTCCGTGACTGCCTACGCAGTCTGGGAAGAGTAAATCGTTGGTTCCTGGGGTATCGGCCCACACTGGCTTGGCTGGAGGGGATACCGCGCGACCTGCGGGAACCCATTCACATCGTTGATGTGGGCAGCGGGGGCGGCGATCTGCTGCGTGAAATTGCGATTTGGTGCAAGAAGTGGGGCGTTGCCGCAAAGCTTACGGGAATCGACATGAACCCTCATGCAGCGCGCGCAGCGGCGGAGTCGACCCCGGCAACTCTCGGAATCTCATGGGTGACGGGCGATGCCATGCGGTACTGTCCGGAGAACAAGATCGATGTGATCGTTAGCTCGCTGATGACCCACCATCTGGAGAATGAAGAAATTGTTGCTCTGCTCCGGTGGATGGAGACGACGGTGCAGCTAGGTTGGTTCATCAATGATCTAGAGCGAGCGGAGTGGAGTTATCGCATGTTTAGCTGGGGCCGGTGGCACTCCATTGTTCGACATGACGGGCCTGTGTCATTCCGAAGGGCCTTCCGAAGTGAGGACTGGAGTCATCTGCTGGCCGAAGCTGAGGTCCCGCAAGAGGCGATGACGCTGGAGCATTGGCGGCCTGGAAGGTTGTGTGTGGGGCGATGGAAGGGAGGTCAACCACTATGA
- a CDS encoding response regulator transcription factor, translated as MRLLLVEDELEIQGFVKQSLIDAGWDVQTADDATSALEEVTKHVFDALIIDLGLPDLDGIDLILRLRRSGIKAPVLILSARRSVDERVKGLELGGDDYLTKPFAAAELVARIRNLVRLASQKENISHIRIHDLEIDAVKRRATRNGQLLNLTPQEFLLLEYLCRNAGRVVTRSMLLAEVWGMQFQPDTNMVDVHMYRLRGKIDPEGSESRIKTLRGVGYVFQTH; from the coding sequence ATGCGACTCTTGCTGGTTGAGGACGAACTGGAGATTCAAGGCTTCGTCAAACAATCGTTGATTGATGCTGGGTGGGACGTGCAAACGGCTGACGATGCTACTTCGGCACTCGAGGAGGTGACGAAGCACGTCTTTGATGCCTTGATCATCGACCTTGGCCTACCTGACCTTGACGGAATCGACCTCATTCTGCGGCTTCGCAGATCAGGGATTAAGGCCCCTGTACTTATCCTTTCTGCGCGACGCTCGGTCGACGAACGCGTGAAGGGTCTCGAACTGGGTGGGGATGATTACCTTACAAAGCCGTTTGCCGCCGCTGAGCTCGTCGCTCGCATCCGCAATCTAGTTCGATTGGCATCGCAAAAGGAAAACATCAGCCATATTCGGATTCATGATCTGGAGATCGATGCCGTCAAACGTAGGGCGACTCGGAACGGGCAACTGCTAAACCTAACCCCGCAAGAGTTCTTACTGCTCGAATATCTCTGCCGCAACGCTGGTCGAGTGGTTACACGTTCAATGCTGCTTGCCGAGGTTTGGGGTATGCAGTTTCAACCCGACACGAACATGGTCGACGTCCATATGTATCGGCTCCGCGGAAAAATTGATCCTGAAGGTTCGGAGTCACGCATCAAGACTCTACGAGGTGTTGGGTATGTCTTCCAGACGCACTAG
- a CDS encoding YceI family protein, whose product MKFFRIMSLVVSLVPAAFAQHQTFTVTPDASEVRIKLNTTHEVVNGTFHVQSGSISFDRAITQISGLVTVVAGSGKTGNDSRDKKMNKDILKVDQFTTVSFAPKAYRGMIVASGDSTIQVSGVFTLLGTGHDITVPMQIRIVGSTATAKAQFAVPYVQWGLRNPSFLFWKAENDVAVDLSLVGSVSK is encoded by the coding sequence ATGAAGTTCTTCAGAATCATGTCTCTCGTGGTCAGCCTGGTTCCAGCCGCATTCGCCCAACACCAGACCTTCACCGTTACACCGGACGCGAGCGAGGTCAGAATCAAACTGAACACAACCCACGAGGTTGTGAATGGAACCTTTCACGTCCAATCCGGGTCGATCAGTTTTGATCGCGCCATCACCCAGATCTCAGGTCTGGTTACTGTTGTAGCTGGCAGCGGAAAAACGGGAAATGACAGCCGCGACAAGAAAATGAATAAGGACATCCTCAAAGTCGACCAGTTCACCACCGTGTCGTTCGCGCCAAAAGCGTATCGCGGAATGATTGTAGCCTCGGGCGATTCCACAATCCAGGTGAGCGGGGTCTTTACATTGCTGGGCACTGGACACGACATTACCGTTCCAATGCAGATACGTATCGTTGGATCCACGGCAACGGCAAAGGCTCAATTCGCTGTTCCGTATGTTCAGTGGGGTCTCAGGAATCCGAGCTTTCTCTTTTGGAAGGCGGAGAACGACGTTGCGGTGGATCTGAGCTTAGTCGGTTCGGTGTCAAAGTAG
- a CDS encoding c-type cytochrome, translating to MESPPFEGSEQAYEAGAVVYKAQCSQCHGLPGHDVDYTKWMYPRAPQLFKKHSKGNVVGVSDDEPGETYWKVKNGIRLTGMPAFQHILSTEQMWDVTLLLKSADHPMTEITQEKLKN from the coding sequence ATGGAATCACCCCCTTTCGAAGGTAGCGAGCAAGCTTACGAAGCGGGAGCCGTCGTCTATAAGGCGCAGTGTTCGCAGTGTCACGGTCTCCCCGGGCATGACGTGGATTACACAAAGTGGATGTACCCGCGCGCACCGCAGCTCTTCAAGAAGCATTCCAAGGGCAATGTCGTTGGTGTAAGCGACGATGAGCCGGGCGAGACGTATTGGAAGGTAAAAAACGGCATCCGGCTCACGGGGATGCCCGCTTTCCAACACATACTGAGTACCGAGCAAATGTGGGACGTCACGCTGCTGCTGAAATCTGCCGACCATCCCATGACGGAAATCACTCAAGAGAAACTCAAGAATTAG
- a CDS encoding two-component system sensor histidine kinase NtrB encodes MKIEETLQLAAETAGVGTWHLTLPENELRSSPRCREIFGLSADAAFRYEDFLSAVHPDDRALVEAMVEHALDPKGTGLYELDYRVLYPDGTVRWVGGKGKAFFEEQNGQRVATRFIGTVLDRTERRKIQDALIEAEKLAVTGRLAASIAHEIRNPVDAVMSLLYLIRSESSETKRSEYIEQAEGELSRVAEIATNTLRFYQDPAGLTTFDLADLADTVLNLFRGRISTSRVKVQAELPRGVFVSAPQGELRQVVANLVGNALDAMPTGGRLILRIRKFVNSRTGKQCVRLTVADTGIGMSPEVLARVFEAFYTTKGAAGNGLGLWLSLEILKRCGSSMQVRSAVGRGTVFELSLEGAEPKIRS; translated from the coding sequence GTGAAAATCGAAGAAACGCTGCAACTGGCTGCGGAGACAGCTGGTGTCGGTACCTGGCACCTGACACTTCCAGAGAATGAACTCCGCAGTTCGCCCAGATGTAGAGAGATCTTCGGTCTCTCTGCTGACGCTGCTTTCCGCTACGAAGACTTTCTATCAGCCGTACACCCTGATGATCGCGCTCTGGTCGAGGCTATGGTCGAGCACGCCCTTGATCCAAAAGGAACAGGGTTGTACGAGCTGGACTACCGTGTCCTCTACCCAGACGGCACCGTTCGTTGGGTTGGAGGCAAAGGCAAAGCTTTCTTTGAGGAGCAGAACGGGCAACGAGTGGCCACACGATTCATCGGTACTGTGCTTGATCGAACAGAGCGTCGGAAGATCCAAGACGCGCTCATCGAAGCTGAAAAGCTTGCCGTCACGGGACGTCTGGCCGCATCCATTGCTCACGAGATTAGAAATCCGGTAGACGCTGTCATGAGTCTCCTCTACCTCATTCGCTCGGAATCCTCGGAGACAAAGCGTTCGGAGTACATCGAACAAGCTGAGGGTGAGCTGAGTCGGGTGGCGGAAATTGCCACGAACACGCTTCGGTTCTACCAGGACCCGGCTGGCCTTACGACATTCGACTTGGCCGATCTTGCAGACACAGTACTCAATCTCTTTCGCGGACGCATCAGCACCTCGCGAGTGAAAGTCCAGGCGGAGCTGCCTCGCGGTGTTTTCGTCTCCGCGCCGCAGGGAGAGTTGCGGCAGGTGGTCGCGAATCTCGTAGGTAATGCATTGGATGCCATGCCAACCGGTGGCCGTCTCATCCTTCGCATCCGGAAGTTCGTGAACAGCCGAACGGGTAAGCAATGTGTTCGTCTGACCGTTGCGGATACGGGTATTGGGATGAGCCCTGAAGTTCTGGCTCGAGTATTCGAAGCCTTTTATACAACCAAGGGCGCGGCGGGCAACGGTCTTGGACTTTGGCTCAGTCTTGAGATTCTCAAGAGGTGCGGTTCGTCAATGCAAGTGAGAAGTGCCGTAGGACGCGGCACGGTCTTCGAGCTCTCCCTTGAAGGGGCTGAGCCCAAGATTCGCTCTTAG
- a CDS encoding sensor histidine kinase: protein MSSRRTRSLIHSEAWGISLWATLAFAIGSLLVFWGLQNFVAKDIQRRSDTWLSGEVEVLGDVAGRTPKDRLYDKVVREVAELASREVPNRDRSSGNGSDSVFFLQVGTGGDDALWVGTEDRASAVAAIRSVPARGDSPYDVRIRGFATPFRVASVKIADGSYIYLGLSERDELRVLRNLRLRFLALWLVIVLLGFLVVFYATWRMLRKVDNIAVVAAHIGRADLSSRVPAPEEKGEIGRLARTLNQMLDHIEATVGQLHTITDALAHDLRSPLTAIRGKLEAALLPGASTDPTERIVSAIEELDRLNNFLNTTLDVSEAKADALRVSPAEIDLASLVGAIADFFEPSFSERGCSLQVRIMEAVYVSADAALLHRVIANLLDNEIKHLPPSRTVWVSVQAAREVALLIIEDDGPGFDSDVLPHLFERRVKGKNSRGHGLGLAFVRAVVRVHGGSVEAANREGGGIRITVSLPSLESHGSSELAVAALVGQ from the coding sequence ATGTCTTCCAGACGCACTAGATCGCTGATTCATAGCGAGGCTTGGGGTATCTCCCTGTGGGCCACGCTCGCATTTGCAATCGGATCGTTGCTCGTCTTCTGGGGCTTGCAGAATTTTGTAGCCAAAGACATTCAACGCAGAAGCGATACCTGGCTATCCGGAGAAGTTGAAGTGCTCGGGGATGTCGCTGGCCGGACCCCTAAGGACCGACTCTACGACAAGGTCGTTAGAGAAGTTGCTGAACTGGCTAGCCGCGAAGTGCCTAATCGAGATCGGTCTTCTGGCAACGGAAGTGATTCCGTCTTCTTCCTGCAGGTTGGCACGGGTGGTGACGATGCTCTCTGGGTGGGAACCGAAGATAGAGCGTCCGCCGTCGCGGCAATACGATCGGTTCCTGCACGAGGCGACTCCCCTTACGACGTTCGGATCAGAGGTTTTGCGACTCCGTTTCGTGTTGCGAGCGTAAAGATAGCGGACGGCAGTTACATCTATCTAGGCCTCTCTGAGAGGGATGAACTCCGCGTCCTCAGGAATCTAAGACTGCGGTTCCTCGCGCTGTGGCTCGTCATCGTTCTGCTCGGTTTCCTCGTTGTGTTTTATGCGACATGGAGGATGCTCCGAAAGGTAGACAACATAGCAGTCGTTGCAGCTCATATCGGACGGGCCGACTTGAGCAGCCGAGTTCCTGCTCCAGAAGAAAAAGGCGAAATCGGACGCCTCGCACGCACTCTGAATCAAATGCTTGACCACATCGAAGCGACGGTAGGCCAACTACATACCATTACCGACGCTCTCGCGCATGATTTGCGGAGTCCTCTCACAGCCATACGCGGCAAGTTGGAAGCTGCATTGTTGCCTGGTGCATCCACCGATCCGACGGAACGAATCGTCTCCGCTATCGAGGAGTTAGACCGCCTGAACAACTTCCTGAACACAACCCTTGATGTGTCAGAAGCGAAGGCTGATGCACTGAGGGTTTCGCCTGCCGAAATAGATCTCGCAAGCTTGGTCGGCGCAATCGCAGATTTCTTCGAGCCGAGCTTTAGCGAACGCGGGTGTTCGCTCCAGGTCCGCATCATGGAAGCTGTTTACGTATCAGCGGACGCGGCCCTCCTGCATCGAGTGATTGCGAATCTCTTGGACAACGAAATCAAGCATCTTCCACCCTCCAGAACGGTATGGGTGTCTGTTCAAGCAGCTCGCGAGGTGGCGCTTCTTATTATCGAAGACGACGGTCCTGGGTTCGATTCGGATGTTCTTCCTCATCTTTTTGAACGTCGAGTGAAGGGCAAGAACTCACGCGGTCATGGTTTGGGTCTCGCATTTGTGCGGGCGGTGGTTCGTGTTCATGGAGGATCGGTCGAAGCCGCGAACCGTGAGGGCGGCGGAATCCGTATTACGGTATCCCTCCCCTCACTGGAGAGTCATGGATCTTCGGAGCTCGCCGTCGCTGCCCTGGTCGGCCAATAG